From one Rosa rugosa chromosome 4, drRosRugo1.1, whole genome shotgun sequence genomic stretch:
- the LOC133706771 gene encoding membrane-anchored ubiquitin-fold protein 6, with protein sequence MATQDLVEVKFRLSDGTDIGPHKFSPAATVASLKEKILTQWPKEKENGPRTINDLKLINAGKILENNRTLADSRLPVGELPGGLITMHVVVRIPVADKKSDKLQNDSPETPRCSCTIL encoded by the exons ATGGCAACCCAAGATTTGGTTGAGGTCAAATTCAGATTATCTGATGGCACCGACATAGGTCCACACAAGTTTAGCCCAGCTGCTACTGTAGCATCACTCAAAGAGAAAATACTAACACAATGGCCCAAAG AGAAAGAAAATGGTCCAAGGACGATAAATGATTTGAAGCTTATTAATGCGGGAAAGATACTGGAAAACAACAGGACACTTGCTGATTCTAGACTTCCAGTTGGTGAACTCCCAGGAGGTCTCATCACTATGCATGTGGTTGTGCGTATTCCTGTTGCAGACAAAAAGAGTG ATAAATTGCAGAATGATTCACCGGAGACACCTCGATGTTCATGCACAATATTGTAG
- the LOC133745598 gene encoding F-box/kelch-repeat protein At1g22040, protein MGAILSLGPAKSRTNDYHEVSQNDTCKRQRMSSCTYEESKRLIPNLPDELSIQIIARLPRICYPHIRLVSQKWKETVTSSELFKLRKELGKTEEWLYLLTKIEEDKLSWHAFDPLSRKWQRLPRMPNVVYEEEYARGLPWFSIWNMVGPSIKIADTIRGWLGRKNSFDQMPFCGCAIGALDGCLYVLGGFCKTSTMKCVWRFDPIQNAWSEVPAMSTSRAYGKTGILNNKLYVVGGVSRGQGGLAPLQSAEVFDPSTGTWSEVPSMPFSKAQALPTAFLTDMLKPIATGLTPYMGRLCVSQSLYSWPFFVDVGGEIYDPETNSWIEMPNGMGDGWPARQAGTKLSVVVDGELYAFDPSSSLDSGKIKVYDQQEDAWKVVIRKVPMCDLAGSESPYLLAGFHGKLHVITKDINHDIAVLRADLRNNLGSLSSSSCSVVAGSLLHEHPESLAESDTVVWKAIGTKDFGSSELVSCQVIDI, encoded by the coding sequence ATGGGGGCTATTTTGAGTTTGGGACCAGCCAAATCTAGGACAAACGATTATCATGAGGTTTCTCAGAATGATACCTGTAAGCGGCAAAGAATGTCATCATGTACTTATGAGGAGAGCAAAAGACTAATTCCCAACCTTCCTGATGAGCTCTCAATCCAAATTATTGCTAGACTTCCTAGAATTTGCTACCCCCATATCAGGCTGGTGTCACAGAAGTGGAAGGAAACTGTTACAAGCTCCGAACTATTTAAGTTGAGAAAAGAGCTTGGAAAAACAGAAGAATGGCTGTACTTGTTGACTAAAATTGAAGAGGATAAACTCTCGTGGCATGCTTTTGATCCCCTGTCAAGGAAGTGGCAGAGGTTACCTCGGATGCCAAACGTAGTTTATGAAGAAGAGTATGCTAGAGGTTTGCCTTGGTTTTCGATATGGAATATGGTTGGGCCAAGCATCAAAATTGCTGATACTATTAGAGGCTGGCTTGGGAGAAAGAACTCATTTGATCAAATGCCATTTTGTGGTTGTGCCATTGGTGCTCTTGATGGATGCCTCTATGTTCTAGGTGGATTTTGTAAAACTTCAACTATGAAATGTGTGTGGAGATTTGATCCAATTCAAAATGCATGGAGCGAAGTGCCAGCCATGTCCACAAGTAGAGCCTATGGTAAGACGGGCATTCTGAATAACAAGCTCTATGTCGTTGGAGGGGTTAGTCGAGGCCAAGGTGGATTGGCTCCTCTTCAATCTGCTGAAGTTTTTGACCCCTCCACAGGTACGTGGTCCGAAGTACCAAGCATGCCATTCTCAAAAGCTCAAGCCTTGCCTACTGCCTTCTTGACTGACATGCTAAAGCCTATTGCCACCGGGTTGACTCCATACATGGGAAGGTTATGTGTATCCCAGAGTCTGTATTCATGGCCCTTTTTTGTTGATGTTGGAGGAGAAATTTATGATCCTGAGACAAATTCATGGATTGAAATGCCAAATGGCATGGGTGACGGTTGGCCTGCTCGGCAAGCTGGTACGAAGTTGAGTGTTGTGGTAGATGGTGAATTGTATGCTTTTGATCCTTCGAGTTCTTTGGATAGTGGCAAGATTAAGGTGTATGATCAACAGGAAGATGCTTGGAAAGTTGTTATACGGAAAGTCCCCATGTGTGATTTGGCTGGTTCAGAATCTCCATATTTACTTGCTGGTTTTCATGGAAAGCTTCATGTTATAACAAAAGATATTAATCATGATATCGCTGTTCTGCGGGCTGATCTGCGGAACAATTTGGGTTCACTGTCGTCAAGCTCATGTTCTGTCGTAGCCGGATCCTTATTACATGAACATCCCGAGTCACTGGCAGAATCAGATACAGTTGTGTGGAAAGCCATTGGCACTAAGGATTTTGGGTCAAGTGAATTGGTCAGTTGTCAAGTTATTGACATTTAG